The segment CAACAGCAACATGCCAATACAATCGTTCCAGCTCGAACAACCGGACGGCGACGAACGATGCACGGCTGCTCGACGGCCCCCGAAGACGCTAATTCAGCAACATGAAGTTTTGGACCATTCGCAACCATTGCAGCGGAAGCCGTTCTGCTGGAGTGATGCAGATTTGCAGAATCGTACCTGCGTGCTGGCCAAACAACCGCATTGCAGTCGAGAGATCGGTCACCGATCCCATTCCCCGGAAAAGCACAGGAGCGACGTGCTTTTTCCGGGTTCGATGCGAGCTCAATTCGACAGGGCTTCGTCGAAAGCACACTCGTCCGTGACGCCGCAGCGCGATCACGGAAATTTGCTTCACCGTCGGACGCTTGGCTACCTTGGCCGCCGTATAGTCGAAGTTCCATTTCAACCTGGACGGCGGAACGAACACGGTTTGGCACGGCGTCGCCGCTTTCACCGGCGAGGAAGACAACGCGTAGTGATCTGCCGGAAGGAGCAGATGGCTCGAATCAAACGGCGCGAAGTCTGCTTCGGAAAACAGCTGGCAGCAATCCGGCGGCAACGCGTCACCGGCGTGAGCCTTTGATTCTTGGAGTAGCAAGCCAAGAGTAAAACAGAACGCCAAGGACCAGCAGCATATGAAAGTTCGCCTCATTGGACGTGTGTCTCCGGGAGTGATGGAAGATCCATTCCTGATACGAAACCAATCGTCGTTAGCAAGGGTTTGCCTGTTAACTAAAACAGGCATTTCAGATAAACGCTGAGGGTCGTGGTCGACTTTTACGGCCTGGTTTGGTCATGATCAACGTAGCTACAGATGCAACCGTCCGGGCTTTACCAGTTTCCCCACTATCAGGCATTGCGTCCTTCTGCTGCGGAAAAGTGCGGCCCACCTCTGGATTGTGATTTCACGTCGCTATAATTCGGTTCCATTGCGTGCGGCTCGAAGTACGCAGATTCGAGTCGCCTGTATCGCGATCCAAACTTTCACTCAACTACTTTTGGAGTTCCAATGAAGAACAATCTGATCATGTGCCTCGCGTGTGCGTGCATTGGCGGATTGATTGCCATCGCTCTGACTCAAGGCAATTTCGAAAAAGTTGCGACTGCTCAAGCTGCTGCCGCCGCGCCTGCGCAGCGAGCCGTCGATGGACGAAAATTTAGCCCGGAAGAGCTCAACAGTATCGCGGTCTACGAGAAAGTGAACCGCAGCGTCGTGAACATCAACACGACGGCCTTTCGCCGCGGGATGTGGTTCGGCGATCCGGAACCTCAGGAAGGCAGCGGATCCGGTTGGGTGATCGACAAGGCTGGCCACATCGTGACCAACCATCATGTGATCTCAGGCAGCGATGTCGTAACGGTGACGTTGTTCGATGGCGATCCAATACCAGCAGAAGTCGTCGGCTCTGACAAACAGAACGATATCGCCGTACTCAAAATCAGAACCGATCCGGCAATGCTGTTCCCGGTCGAACTTGGTGAATCGTCTGACCTTCGTGTCGGGCAAAAAGTTATGGCGATCGGCAACCCGTTCGGGCTGGAGCGGACGTTGACCGTGGGCATTGTCTCGAGTCTTGGGCGCACGCTGCGATCAAAGACGAAGCGGCTGATCAAGGACGTGATCCAGACCGATGCGGCGCTCAATCAAGGCAACTCGGGCGGACCGCTCGTTGACAACGAAGGCAAAGTCATCGGTATGAACACGGCCATCGCCTCGCTGACCGGCGGCAATACGGGCATCGGTTTCGCGGTTCCGATTAACACCATCAAGCGAATCATTCCACAGCTGATCGAATTTGGTCGCGCGATTCGCGGGACGTTGGGGATCGACGTGTTTTTCAAAACAGACGGTGGTCTGGGCGTTGGGCGAGTCATCGAAGGCGGACCGGCAGCCGAAGCGGGCGTCCAGGGCTTGCGAATCGAACGGGTTCGCCAGCGTCGCGCTGATGGAATCGTGGTTGAGTATTTGCGTCCCAATCGCGAAGACACGGACAAGATTGTTTCGATCGATGGTCAGCAGATCAAGACCACCGATGACTATCAAGCCGCGATGGATTCGCACAAGCCAGGCGATGTGGTTGATGTGGTTTGCGAACGAGGCGGCAATGAGCGCACGGTCAAGATTCGTTTGGGCATCGAACAATGAGTCGTTTCGCGGTCATCGTCGCTGCTGCCGGAAGCGGAACTCGATTTCAATCCGGTAACCAGAAGAAGACTTACGCCGTTCTGGCTGGTAAGCCTTTGTGGCTACACAGTGTGGAACGTTTTGCGGCGCGTGACGATGTGGACCAAATTGTGATCGTCGTTTCGCCGGAGGATGAGGTCTGGTTTGCGGAGACTTATGGCGATTTGTTGGCGGCGTTGCGAGTCGATATCGTGGCCGGCGGAAGTGAGCGTTTTGAGAGCGTGGAGAATGGTCTGTCGAGAGTCCGCAGCGAAATTGATTTCGTCGCGGTTCATGATGGTGCACGGCCCTGTTTGAGCGGCGCGTTGCTGGAGCGAATTTTCGCCACGGCTCGCGAACACGGAAACGCGGTGCCTGCCGTTGCGGTCAGCAGCACGCTCAAACGATCTTCGGACGGCGTTCGCGTTGGCGAAACGGTCGACAGGAGCGAGCTGTTTCAATCGCAGACGCCTCAGGTTTTTCGCCAATCGGATTTGGAAGCCGCTTTCCAGAACCGCGGCGAATTGCAGCCAACGGACGAGGCTCAGTTGATGGAAATGCTCGGCCACCCGGTGTTTCTGGCGGAGGGCTGTACGCTGAATCGAAAGGTGACTTCTCAGCAGGACATGCAGTTTGCAGAGGCTGCGATGAGCGTTCTTTCGACGTCCGATTCCAAACCGGTTCATTTTGATGGACCGATCGGTGATTCGACGTTGCGTTAGCTCCGTGGCTGCGGCTTCCAGCCGCAGTGATTTGCATGATGTGGCGATCGGTTGTATTGGCTTGTCGTCTTTGCCTTGGCTTGCTGGCTTCGTTGTAGCGACGGCTTCCAGCCGTCGTTATTTGCATTGCCACCGCTGACCATCTGCCTTCGCTGTTTCCTGTTTTGTTTGTGATCCGCAGCTTCAATGAATTCCAAAGAATACAATGCTGGCCCGCCGATCACCGCAACGGCTGCAAGCCGCCGCTACGACATGCAGAATACTGCGGCTGGAAGCCGCAGCCACGAGACATGCAGCCACGAGACATGCAGCCACGGGAAATGTAGCCGCGAGCATACACTCTCACAAAAAAACACCGCGACACGGACCTAATACGTCCAGAAATAATCCTGGACTACACCAACATCATCCGTCTGCGTCAGCCCCAGTTGCAGCAACACTCGCGCCTTCGCCGGGTTCAATTGATCCGACACCACAAACCCCTTCGCGTCATCATCGATCTCCTGATTTCGCAACACCGCACCGCTGCTGCTGCGGGTGCTTCGCACGATCACAACGCCCTGCTCTCTCGCGTCAAGCATCGCCTTGATCGCACGGTTGGACGCGTTTCCGTTACCAACGCCCGCCAACACGATACCTCTGGCTCCCATCGCAACCGCAGCCCGAATCAAATCGCCGCTCATGTTCGAATGAGCAAACACAACCACAACCGGAGGCAACTCTTCAATCGAACGAATGGAAAAAATGCTGTTCGTGGTGTGCCTCCGCTGCGGCTTGCGAAACATGCGAAACGTTCCGTAATGCAACGCGCCGAGCAATCCCATGTTCGGCGACTCGAACGCCTGAACGGTCAACGTGTTGGTTTTGGTGACTTCTCGCGCTCCGTGAATCGAATCGTTGGCCACCACCAGGACTCCGTGCCCGATAGCTTTGGTCGACGCCGCCACGGCGACAGCGTTGTAAAGGTTCAAAGGCCCATCGGCGCTGAGTGCCGTTGCCGGGCGCATCGCGCCGGTCAGCACCACGGGCTTGTCACTATCGACGACCAGGTTCAGAAAGAACGCGGTCTCTTCCATCGTGTCGGTGCCGTGAGTGATGACCGCACCGGAAACGGAGTCGTCGGAGAGAGCTCTGTCCAGTTCTTTGGCCAGCTGCATCCACACGACATCGTTCATGTCCTGGCTGCCGATCGAAGCAATCTGAATCCCTGTCAAATTCGCGATGCGGCTTGCTTCGGGAACGGCTTGGATCAGAGTTTCCACGCCGACCTTGCCCGACTCATAGACTCCGTCGTCACCCGACGCTGCCGTTCCCGCAATCGTGCCTCCGGTGGCGATGACGACAACGTTGGGAAGGTCGGCGTTATGATTTGAGTCGGGCATATTCGAACTGTGTCTGTTTTGGTGCGTAAAAATGGTAGCTCGGTGCTTTTCACGTCGGAAATGCAGCACGCAGTGGAGACCGCTGTGCTTCATACTTGAAATGCTCATGGACGCCACGTTGCCAGGGAGAATCATACTTTATGAACGAACCCACAACATCCTCGAAGCAATGGTTCGCGAGAGGAGCCGTCGGCGGCGTGATGATCTTTGCGGCTCTCAACGCGTTATCCTGGTTCTGGCTCTCCGACGCCTGGACGGATCTCTGCGGAGCAACCCAAAACGCCGGTGCGGACGCGATTGGGTTTCCTTTCGAGATTTGGCGGGAAGGCAATTACTACGGCAGTGGCTGGATGATCAACTACCCGTGGCTGGGCGTGAACCTGATTCTAGCGATTGCGATTGCGTTTCTGTTTGGCTGGATCGGAAGCCGGTTTGCATCGCGGCTGCAGCAGTTGGTCGAAGGCGCCGAATCGACGGAACTTCGAAAGTTGAATTTCACGTTTTCCGTGCGAGGCCTGTTTGTCACCACGACAATCGCAGCTTTCTTTCTTGGCATCACGCGAATGTTGGGAGTCTCGCCGTGGCTGTTGGGAGCCATCTACTTTGGCGGGCCGCTAGTGCTGATTCTGATCGCGATGGCGCCGGTGGGTCTCCATTGGGAGCAGCGGATGATCATCGTGGTGGCGTTCGCGATTCTGATGTTGGTCGGCTGTGTGATGGTCGGCACGAAGATGGGGATGGAATTCGATCGCGTTTTGATCGGCGTGTTTATCTGCTGGGTTCCGCAAAGCGTTTTCGCCGCCTTCGCGGTTTTGATGTGGAGCATGTCACCCTTCGTCGCGGGTGAAGCGAAAGCCTGACGCGATGTGCGAGTCACCCAACTGATCACTCGTGTGAGTTGACTTTCTTCATGGCCGCATCAAGGGCCGCCGTCGTTGCGGGCGATGGCTTTAAGCTGCCCGGCCGCTTTCCAGCCGCAATCGAATGAGGCGTCCAGCCGTGTTTGTTCTTCCGGTTCCAGACATTCGGATCCGCACCCAACTGGGTCAACACCGTCACCGCCGAGGGATAATTCCGATACGCAGCGCCGTGCATCGCGGTCTCGCCATTGGCATCGACGACGTTGGGATCGTTGCCAAGCTTGACCAGCATCCGCATCGCTTCGTCGACTTCTTCTTCGGTGCCCGGTTCTTCGCCAACAGCCACCACGCCGACGCCGGCACAAGCCATCAGCGGCGTGCATCCATCAACATTGGGCTGGTTCGGATCCGCGCCAAGTTCCAATAGCAGCTTCATCAGCGGCACATCGGCAGTGCTGGCCGCGAACATGAAAGGAGTCATACCTTTCGCCGTCACCTTGTGTCTGTTGGGTTTGCCATTTGCGAGCTTCAGGTTTACGTCGGCTCCGGCTTTCACCATTCGGCGAACGAACTCGACCGAGTTCACCGATCCTGTGATTCGAGGCGCCGGATCTCCTGCTGGATCGTCACCAAGTTTCGTTTTGCGGACCCAACTGATGGCATGCAACGGCCCATAGCCGCTGCGTTGATCGTTCGGGTCGGCACCCAGTTCCACCAGTCGCAGCGCCAATTCGAAATGGCCGCTTTCGATCGCCAACAGCAACGCCGACATGTTCTTTCGCGGGTTGCGACCGCCGGTGCGTTTAGTTTCCATCACCACGTTCGGGTCGACGCCGGCTTCCACCAATCGCTCAATGACTCGCGTTTTCCCCTGCCGAGCCGCGAATGCGAATGCGGTAAAGCCGGAGTTGGAAAGCGAATGGTCGATGTCAGCTTTGCCTTCGATCAACGCATCGACGGCAGGCACGTTTCCCGCCGCTGCGGCCCACATCAGCGCCGTCTGACCACGAGCCTCCTTCGCGTTCGGGTCGGCGCCAGCAGAAAGCAGCGCTTCCACGATCGCCGCGTTGCCGTTACGAGCAGCCAGCATTAAAGGCGTTTCTTTGCCAAGCCGTTTGGATTCGACGTTGGCCTTGGCTTCAATCAAAAGCTCGACCACATCCTCAAATCCGCGTTCCGCC is part of the Mariniblastus fucicola genome and harbors:
- the ispD gene encoding 2-C-methyl-D-erythritol 4-phosphate cytidylyltransferase; this encodes MSRFAVIVAAAGSGTRFQSGNQKKTYAVLAGKPLWLHSVERFAARDDVDQIVIVVSPEDEVWFAETYGDLLAALRVDIVAGGSERFESVENGLSRVRSEIDFVAVHDGARPCLSGALLERIFATAREHGNAVPAVAVSSTLKRSSDGVRVGETVDRSELFQSQTPQVFRQSDLEAAFQNRGELQPTDEAQLMEMLGHPVFLAEGCTLNRKVTSQQDMQFAEAAMSVLSTSDSKPVHFDGPIGDSTLR
- a CDS encoding type II asparaginase codes for the protein MPDSNHNADLPNVVVIATGGTIAGTAASGDDGVYESGKVGVETLIQAVPEASRIANLTGIQIASIGSQDMNDVVWMQLAKELDRALSDDSVSGAVITHGTDTMEETAFFLNLVVDSDKPVVLTGAMRPATALSADGPLNLYNAVAVAASTKAIGHGVLVVANDSIHGAREVTKTNTLTVQAFESPNMGLLGALHYGTFRMFRKPQRRHTTNSIFSIRSIEELPPVVVVFAHSNMSGDLIRAAVAMGARGIVLAGVGNGNASNRAIKAMLDAREQGVVIVRSTRSSSGAVLRNQEIDDDAKGFVVSDQLNPAKARVLLQLGLTQTDDVGVVQDYFWTY
- a CDS encoding ankyrin repeat domain-containing protein, which codes for MIKVFKQLFVVAICIAFAPNAFTQAETSVADLAEQQDWAVLKEQLTSGSDVESSQPDGMTALHWAAYHNAPDTVHLLIEHEADVDAATEYAVTALSLAAERGFEDVVELLIEAKANVESKRLGKETPLMLAARNGNAAIVEALLSAGADPNAKEARGQTALMWAAAAGNVPAVDALIEGKADIDHSLSNSGFTAFAFAARQGKTRVIERLVEAGVDPNVVMETKRTGGRNPRKNMSALLLAIESGHFELALRLVELGADPNDQRSGYGPLHAISWVRKTKLGDDPAGDPAPRITGSVNSVEFVRRMVKAGADVNLKLANGKPNRHKVTAKGMTPFMFAASTADVPLMKLLLELGADPNQPNVDGCTPLMACAGVGVVAVGEEPGTEEEVDEAMRMLVKLGNDPNVVDANGETAMHGAAYRNYPSAVTVLTQLGADPNVWNRKNKHGWTPHSIAAGKRPGSLKPSPATTAALDAAMKKVNSHE
- a CDS encoding S1C family serine protease — encoded protein: MKNNLIMCLACACIGGLIAIALTQGNFEKVATAQAAAAAPAQRAVDGRKFSPEELNSIAVYEKVNRSVVNINTTAFRRGMWFGDPEPQEGSGSGWVIDKAGHIVTNHHVISGSDVVTVTLFDGDPIPAEVVGSDKQNDIAVLKIRTDPAMLFPVELGESSDLRVGQKVMAIGNPFGLERTLTVGIVSSLGRTLRSKTKRLIKDVIQTDAALNQGNSGGPLVDNEGKVIGMNTAIASLTGGNTGIGFAVPINTIKRIIPQLIEFGRAIRGTLGIDVFFKTDGGLGVGRVIEGGPAAEAGVQGLRIERVRQRRADGIVVEYLRPNREDTDKIVSIDGQQIKTTDDYQAAMDSHKPGDVVDVVCERGGNERTVKIRLGIEQ